A single genomic interval of Carettochelys insculpta isolate YL-2023 chromosome 16, ASM3395843v1, whole genome shotgun sequence harbors:
- the POLR3K gene encoding DNA-directed RNA polymerase III subunit RPC10: MLLFCPTCGNVLVAEEGARCHRFACTTCPYVRNVTRKVSSRKYPKLKEVDDVLGGSAAWENVDSTAEPCPKCEHPRAYFMQIQTRSADEPMTTFYKCCNAQCGHRWRD; this comes from the exons ATGCTGCTGTTCTGCCCGACCTGCGGGAACGTGCTGGTGGCCGAGGAAGGCGCGAGGTGCCACCGCTTCGCCTGCACCACGTGTCCCTACGTGCGCAACGTCACGCGCAAG GTGAGCAGCCGCAAGTACCCGAAGCTGAAGGAGGTGGACGACGTTCTGGGTGGCTCCGCAGCCTGGGAGAACGTGGACTCCACGGCAG AGCCCTGTCCCAAGTGTGAGCATCCTCGAGCCTACTTCATGCAGATTCAGACAAGATCAGCGGATGAGCCCATGACCACCTTCTATAAGTGTTGtaatgcccagtgtggccacAGGTGGAGGGACTAA